From the genome of Clostridium sp. BNL1100, one region includes:
- a CDS encoding ECF transporter S component yields the protein MRITTKKLVLCALMTAIVFLITFTPFLQIPSPMTQGYYNIGDAAIMITAILLGRRVGFIAGGIGSALADIVTGYYIYAPATLIIKGIEGYIIGAIGSRKNGVPSRLRQAIAVAAGGLEMVLGYFIYQATVMRMINPTLGMASIIADLPGNLIQGALSAVLALIFLTVLFRTRAVKNLLR from the coding sequence ATGAGAATTACCACAAAAAAATTAGTACTTTGTGCATTAATGACAGCGATTGTTTTTTTGATTACCTTTACCCCGTTTTTGCAGATTCCCAGTCCAATGACTCAGGGCTACTATAATATAGGAGATGCGGCCATTATGATTACTGCTATTCTTTTAGGAAGAAGGGTAGGATTCATCGCAGGTGGAATCGGCTCAGCACTGGCCGATATTGTGACAGGGTATTATATATATGCTCCGGCAACCTTGATAATCAAAGGCATTGAAGGATATATAATAGGAGCAATCGGCAGTAGAAAAAATGGTGTTCCGTCCCGCCTGAGACAGGCAATAGCTGTTGCAGCCGGTGGACTGGAAATGGTTCTGGGATATTTTATATATCAGGCGACTGTTATGAGAATGATTAATCCGACTCTGGGTATGGCGAGCATTATTGCAGACCTTCCGGGTAATCTGATTCAGGGAGCCCTTAGTGCAGTCCTTGCATTGATTTTTCTTACTGTATTATTTAGGACAAGAGCGGTTAAAAATTTATTACGTTGA
- a CDS encoding patatin-like phospholipase family protein — MNKRSRTVNIVLSGGGIKGIAFAGAYEEIEKKYKRTGNVAGVSAGALVGALIGAGYTSRDLGRIMKEFDFSSLSDMGEIPMDISIANSMRSIEQEKKVLNESDLETLLHRQDYTELNLVRKSKEDFVGSRGNFLVNLIAFSKKNAFLNGELLESWVAQLLANKGIRTFSDFRGGIADKVNPRGYKVRMTAVDANTGKVIVLPDDMALYNIDPDQLEVAKAVRMSTCVPFVFDPVTIDYKDAGNKPKTHYIIDGGVLDNFPVWLIDSTENNVVIGLKLEGKEPKGLSSAEHILKKLLHSSHDTGVPKNSYNIDNIAHINTGDISFLDFDITDEESLYLYNQGKLAVQKLFVSMQKKTRGWRI; from the coding sequence ATGAATAAAAGAAGCCGAACAGTAAATATTGTACTCAGCGGAGGCGGAATAAAAGGCATAGCCTTTGCCGGAGCATATGAGGAAATTGAAAAAAAATATAAAAGAACAGGCAATGTTGCAGGTGTTTCAGCAGGTGCACTGGTGGGGGCCCTTATCGGAGCGGGATATACTTCAAGAGACTTAGGCAGGATTATGAAAGAGTTTGATTTTAGTTCATTATCAGACATGGGGGAGATACCAATGGATATCTCTATTGCTAACAGCATGAGAAGTATAGAGCAGGAAAAAAAGGTTCTTAATGAAAGTGATCTGGAAACATTGCTTCACCGTCAAGATTACACAGAACTAAATCTTGTCAGAAAATCCAAGGAAGACTTTGTTGGTTCCAGAGGAAACTTTCTTGTAAATCTGATTGCATTCAGTAAAAAGAATGCATTTTTGAATGGTGAGCTATTGGAAAGTTGGGTTGCTCAGCTCCTTGCCAACAAGGGAATACGTACCTTCAGTGATTTCCGGGGAGGAATAGCAGATAAGGTTAATCCCAGGGGTTACAAGGTAAGAATGACTGCGGTTGATGCCAATACCGGTAAAGTAATTGTTCTTCCCGATGACATGGCATTATATAATATTGACCCTGACCAACTGGAGGTTGCAAAAGCAGTAAGGATGAGCACATGTGTTCCTTTTGTTTTCGACCCGGTTACAATCGACTACAAAGATGCCGGAAACAAGCCTAAAACTCACTACATAATAGATGGAGGTGTTCTTGATAACTTTCCGGTTTGGCTCATTGACAGCACTGAAAACAATGTAGTTATAGGACTTAAACTGGAAGGCAAGGAGCCAAAAGGCCTTAGTTCTGCAGAACATATACTAAAAAAATTACTGCACTCTTCCCATGACACAGGGGTTCCAAAGAACTCCTACAACATAGATAATATTGCTCATATAAATACCGGGGATATCTCCTTTCTTGATTTTGATATAACTGACGAAGAATCCCTTTATCTCTATAATCAAGGCAAACTGGCTGTTCAGAAGCTTTTTGTCAGTATGCAGAAGAAAACCAGAGGATGGAGAATTTAG
- the thrC gene encoding threonine synthase, with protein MLYRSTRGSCRSVSAAEAIKRGIAADGGLFVPEKTVQFNLEQIALMSEMSYQERAVKILEGYLDDYTFEELSECVNKAYTAEKFESNDIAPLHKLYDSVNILELWHGPTSAFKDMALQILPHFLVKALKKTGEKEEIVILVATSGDTGKAALEGFKDVKGTKIIVFFPSEGVSQVQKMQMVTQEGGNVHAIAVNGNFDDAQNGVKRIFGDEDVSVLMEENGYKFSSANSINWGRLAPQIVYYFSAYADMIKKGEIKAGEKINFVVPTGNFGNILAAYYAMQMGLPVNKLICASNDNNVLTDFINTGEYNKNRDFKKTLSPSMDILISSNLERLLYLITGDNAEKVCEWMNKLKNEGSYTVDQDTKKKIQNIFWAGYSNDSDTLKTIESVYQETGYVVDTHTAVAVDVYDKYVISTSDVTKAVIVSTASPFKFNESVVKAIAGEETIKGKTEFELLSVLSEKSGLRIPAPLKELDKKPVLHKGFCEPINMIDKVKDALNIQENIKTEK; from the coding sequence ATGTTATATCGAAGCACAAGAGGAAGTTGCAGAAGTGTGAGTGCAGCTGAAGCTATAAAGAGAGGTATTGCAGCAGACGGAGGTCTGTTTGTACCTGAAAAGACAGTTCAGTTTAATCTTGAACAAATAGCTCTTATGAGTGAAATGAGTTATCAGGAAAGAGCCGTTAAGATACTGGAAGGTTATTTGGATGACTATACTTTCGAGGAACTTTCAGAGTGTGTAAACAAGGCTTATACCGCAGAGAAATTTGAAAGTAATGATATTGCTCCTTTGCATAAGCTTTATGATTCGGTAAATATACTGGAACTGTGGCATGGGCCTACAAGTGCATTCAAAGATATGGCTCTGCAAATACTTCCACATTTTCTTGTTAAAGCACTTAAGAAAACTGGGGAAAAAGAAGAGATAGTTATTCTGGTCGCAACTTCAGGAGATACAGGAAAAGCTGCTCTTGAAGGATTCAAGGATGTAAAAGGGACAAAGATTATAGTATTTTTCCCAAGCGAAGGCGTCAGCCAGGTACAGAAAATGCAAATGGTTACCCAGGAGGGTGGCAATGTACACGCTATAGCTGTAAACGGCAATTTTGATGATGCTCAGAATGGTGTTAAAAGAATATTCGGTGATGAGGATGTATCGGTATTAATGGAAGAAAACGGATACAAGTTTTCATCAGCAAATTCTATAAACTGGGGCAGACTCGCACCACAAATCGTTTATTATTTTTCAGCATATGCTGATATGATAAAGAAAGGTGAAATTAAAGCAGGGGAAAAGATTAATTTTGTTGTTCCTACAGGTAATTTCGGTAATATTCTGGCCGCATATTATGCAATGCAGATGGGCTTACCTGTTAACAAGCTAATTTGTGCTTCAAATGACAATAATGTGCTGACAGATTTTATTAATACAGGCGAATACAATAAAAACAGAGATTTCAAAAAGACTTTGTCTCCATCAATGGATATTCTCATATCAAGCAATTTGGAACGCCTTTTGTACCTGATAACCGGTGATAATGCCGAAAAGGTTTGCGAATGGATGAACAAGCTTAAAAATGAAGGTTCATATACTGTAGATCAGGATACCAAAAAGAAAATCCAGAATATATTCTGGGCAGGTTATTCAAATGACAGTGATACTTTAAAAACGATTGAAAGTGTTTATCAGGAGACAGGATACGTAGTTGACACACATACTGCGGTTGCAGTGGATGTATATGACAAATATGTTATCTCCACAAGCGATGTTACAAAAGCGGTTATTGTTTCTACAGCCAGCCCGTTCAAGTTCAATGAGAGTGTTGTAAAAGCAATTGCAGGAGAAGAGACGATTAAAGGAAAGACTGAGTTCGAGTTGCTGTCTGTACTGTCTGAAAAGTCAGGCCTTAGAATTCCTGCTCCATTAAAGGAATTGGATAAAAAGCCTGTTCTTCACAAAGGTTTTTGCGAACCTATAAACATGATTGATAAGGTTAAGGATGCATTAAATATTCAAGAAAATATCAAAACAGAAAAATAA
- a CDS encoding homoserine dehydrogenase: MVNVAILGYGVVGSGVAEVIKKNSESIRQRAGTDIKVKWILDIRDFPDSPDKDVLTKNADDVFNDSEVSIVVETIGGARIAHEFTKRALMAGKSVVTSNKELVATHGPELLQMAKDNGVSYLFEASVGGGIPIIRPLNQCLAANEINGITGILNGTTNYILTQMKKEGKSFETALKEAQQNGYAEQNPTADVEGHDACRKIAILSSIAYNEFVDCENIYTEGITKITVDDMKYADAIDGVIKLIAVSKKSNGKIFARVSPAIVPNEHPLSNVEDVFNAIVVNGDAVGDAMFYGRGAGKLPTASAVVADVIDIAKHPGFGTAGVWVRTQENNILPIQESTTKFLVRVTAKSIADAKKDILSIFGETEFVELHSKAKDNEFAFISGKIAESEFTIKLDKLESAPDVTVLNRIRIEE; this comes from the coding sequence ATGGTTAATGTTGCTATTCTAGGTTACGGAGTTGTTGGCTCCGGTGTTGCAGAGGTTATTAAGAAAAATAGTGAAAGCATAAGACAGCGTGCTGGAACAGACATAAAAGTAAAATGGATATTGGATATAAGAGATTTTCCGGATAGTCCGGATAAGGATGTGCTTACAAAAAATGCGGATGACGTATTCAATGATAGTGAAGTTAGTATCGTAGTAGAAACCATAGGAGGGGCAAGGATTGCCCATGAATTTACCAAAAGAGCTCTTATGGCCGGAAAAAGTGTTGTAACTTCCAATAAGGAGCTTGTTGCAACCCATGGACCGGAGTTGCTGCAAATGGCAAAGGATAATGGTGTTAGCTATCTGTTTGAAGCCAGTGTCGGAGGTGGTATTCCTATAATACGTCCGTTGAATCAATGTCTGGCAGCAAATGAGATAAACGGTATAACTGGTATACTAAACGGAACTACAAACTATATACTGACCCAAATGAAAAAAGAAGGCAAGAGCTTTGAAACTGCACTAAAGGAAGCACAGCAGAACGGTTATGCGGAGCAGAATCCAACAGCTGATGTTGAGGGACATGATGCTTGTAGGAAAATTGCCATTTTATCATCTATTGCGTATAATGAATTCGTCGATTGTGAAAATATATATACCGAAGGCATAACAAAGATAACTGTTGATGACATGAAATATGCAGATGCAATAGACGGAGTTATAAAATTGATTGCCGTTAGCAAAAAATCAAACGGTAAGATATTTGCACGTGTTTCACCTGCCATTGTGCCTAATGAACATCCCCTTTCTAATGTTGAAGATGTTTTTAATGCAATTGTTGTTAATGGTGATGCTGTAGGAGATGCAATGTTCTATGGAAGAGGGGCAGGAAAATTGCCTACTGCAAGTGCTGTTGTAGCCGATGTTATTGACATAGCAAAACATCCGGGTTTCGGAACAGCGGGTGTGTGGGTGAGAACACAGGAGAACAATATTCTGCCCATCCAAGAAAGCACTACCAAATTTTTGGTTAGGGTAACTGCAAAAAGCATAGCTGATGCAAAGAAGGATATTTTATCAATATTCGGAGAAACTGAATTTGTAGAATTACATTCCAAAGCAAAGGACAATGAGTTTGCATTTATAAGCGGCAAGATAGCAGAAAGCGAATTCACCATAAAGCTTGACAAGCTTGAATCTGCCCCTGACGTTACAGTATTAAACAGAATAAGGATTGAAGAATAA
- a CDS encoding YerC/YecD family TrpR-related protein: MNSKLRDEHTDSLFDAILLLKDREECYNFFEDLCTIAELKALAQRLQVAKMLREKRTYTEICEQTGASTATISRVNRCLVYGADGYNTVLDRLQEKDGQMNV, translated from the coding sequence ATGAATTCCAAATTAAGGGATGAACATACAGATAGTTTATTTGATGCAATTTTACTTTTAAAGGATAGGGAAGAATGTTATAATTTTTTTGAAGATCTTTGTACGATTGCAGAACTTAAGGCTTTGGCACAAAGGCTTCAGGTAGCAAAAATGTTAAGGGAAAAGAGAACCTATACAGAAATTTGTGAGCAAACCGGGGCCAGTACGGCAACCATAAGCAGGGTCAACAGATGTCTTGTTTATGGTGCTGACGGGTATAATACCGTACTTGATAGATTGCAAGAGAAAGATGGGCAAATGAATGTTTAA
- a CDS encoding ACT domain-containing protein, with protein sequence MKQESIFFLVDSFILPDIFAKVIEVKKILSLGKIKTVNDAVKEVGISRSAYYKYKDYVFPFNETSRGKVITLFFVVEDFAGILSSIINKIASASANILTINQNIPINGLADVTISIETMNMKIDIQNLLTEINKVEGVRKSEILAR encoded by the coding sequence ATGAAACAAGAATCTATATTTTTTTTAGTTGATTCATTTATTTTGCCAGACATATTTGCAAAGGTTATAGAAGTTAAAAAGATTCTTAGTCTTGGTAAAATAAAAACTGTTAACGATGCCGTCAAAGAAGTAGGAATCAGCAGAAGCGCCTACTACAAATACAAAGATTATGTTTTCCCTTTTAATGAGACATCAAGGGGTAAGGTCATAACGTTATTTTTCGTTGTAGAAGACTTTGCGGGCATTCTATCGAGTATTATAAATAAAATTGCTTCAGCCAGTGCAAATATATTGACAATAAACCAAAACATACCTATAAATGGTTTGGCAGATGTGACAATTTCTATTGAAACTATGAATATGAAAATAGATATTCAAAATCTTTTAACAGAGATTAACAAGGTTGAGGGTGTCAGAAAAAGTGAAATATTAGCTAGGTAA
- a CDS encoding tetratricopeptide repeat protein, whose translation MDLKQEIRSFTPIDIEKLSQEKNVSEKVIDSVKGYNKAIENLRTGSEDIAMIELKKVISVNPDFYDAVNLLGLCYAYTNQIDKAQELFGRVADAEGNSVKATEYLNYIGRGSTSGKGSGNIKTVKTEVNPQKPVQKNRSAKPKKPSNEEVQAEYVLIKNLGSHLKKPSVAVTINILSVICLIAAIAVFMSNYKNTSRNESGPDTTVNTELNEKYDMVVSQNEKLKKDLDAANLKLKQIQLSSQLSQVSGLYGQYKYIEAADKLLAIPAKDLSADSKKKYDSIKANVLKNAANQLTVEGTGLFNKKKYKEAIQKLEKVFTYGAKWSFGDKALYVLGKSYVANNEPQKGAETYKKLIKDYPDSSYVKYARSRLESLQ comes from the coding sequence ATGGATTTGAAACAGGAAATCAGAAGTTTTACTCCTATCGACATAGAAAAACTATCCCAGGAAAAGAACGTGTCCGAAAAGGTAATAGACTCTGTAAAAGGGTACAATAAAGCCATAGAAAATCTGCGTACCGGCAGCGAAGATATAGCTATGATTGAGCTGAAGAAGGTCATTTCAGTTAATCCGGATTTTTATGATGCAGTTAATTTGCTTGGATTATGTTATGCGTATACAAATCAGATAGATAAGGCACAAGAACTTTTTGGCAGAGTCGCAGATGCAGAGGGCAATTCAGTTAAAGCAACAGAATATTTAAATTATATAGGCAGAGGAAGTACTTCCGGAAAGGGCAGTGGCAATATCAAAACAGTAAAGACCGAAGTAAATCCACAGAAGCCTGTTCAAAAAAACAGATCTGCAAAACCAAAAAAGCCTTCTAACGAAGAAGTACAAGCAGAATATGTATTAATCAAAAATTTAGGTTCACATTTAAAGAAACCTTCTGTTGCCGTAACCATAAACATTTTAAGCGTTATATGTCTTATAGCTGCAATAGCTGTTTTTATGTCAAATTATAAAAATACCAGCAGAAATGAAAGTGGGCCTGATACAACTGTAAATACAGAGCTAAATGAGAAATACGACATGGTAGTGTCTCAAAATGAAAAACTCAAGAAAGATTTGGATGCAGCCAATTTAAAATTAAAGCAAATACAGCTGTCTTCACAGTTATCCCAAGTATCAGGATTATATGGACAATACAAATATATTGAAGCTGCAGATAAGCTTTTAGCAATACCGGCAAAGGACTTGTCCGCAGATAGTAAAAAGAAATATGATTCCATCAAAGCTAATGTACTGAAAAACGCAGCAAACCAATTAACTGTAGAGGGAACCGGCCTTTTTAATAAAAAGAAATATAAAGAAGCAATTCAAAAGCTTGAAAAGGTGTTTACCTATGGAGCAAAATGGTCTTTTGGAGACAAGGCCCTCTACGTACTAGGTAAAAGTTATGTGGCAAACAATGAGCCTCAAAAGGGAGCAGAAACATATAAAAAGCTTATTAAAGACTACCCTGATTCATCATATGTGAAATATGCCAGAAGCAGGCTGGAGTCATTACAATAA
- the secA gene encoding preprotein translocase subunit SecA, translated as MVKNFIEKIIGSYSDRELKRIYPIIDKIEACEPEIQKLTDTELKAKTPEFKERLANGETLDDILPEAFAVVREASKRVLGMRHFRVQLIGGLVLHQGRISEMKTGEGKTLVATLPVYLNALSGKGVHVVTVNDYLARRDSEWMGKIYNFLGLTVGLIVHDMENEDRRAAYNCDITYCTNNELGFDYLRDNMVIYKEDRVQRDLNYAIVDEVDSILIDEARTPLIISGMGDKSTDLYKRANSFASKLRAKVITQMDDKVDADEVFDEDYIVDEKAHTTVITANGIKKAEQYFGIENLSDPENMTISHHVNQALKAHGLMKRDKDYVVNDGEVIIVDEFTGRLMYGRRYSDGLHQAIEAKEGVKVERESKTLATITFQNYFRMYSKLAGMTGTAQTEEDEFNTIYKLDVIIIPTNREMARKDHPDVVYKNEIGKFNAVIEDVVQCHEQGQPVLIGTISIEKSEFLSTMLKRKGIPHQVLNAKYHDKEAEIIAQAGKLGAVTIATNMAGRGTDIVLGGNAEYMAKQEMRKLGYDEELINASTSYNETTDELIIEAREQFRKLNDKFKAVINKEREKVVEAGGLHIIGTERHESRRIDNQLRGRAGRQGDAGSSRFYISLEDDLMRLFGSERLTNIVNALGLEDDQPIEHRMLSNAIENAQKKVEGRNFDVRKRVLQYDDVMNKQREIIYAQRKTVLDGDNLKDYFIKMFESVIDGVIANYCTESEYSDTWDWPSIIAYLESVFIPQGAFVLTDEEKASMDKIDLKEKLMEIVNKIYEFKEIENTPELMRELERVVLLRVVDEKWMDHIDAMDQLRSGIGLRAYGQRDPVVEYKFEGFQMFEEMIKSIQEDSIRLLVRARIDREHAPQREKVAEPVAASHGDEPKKPVVNKAKVGRNDMCPCGSGKKYKFCCGQGE; from the coding sequence ATGGTTAAAAATTTTATAGAAAAAATTATTGGGTCATATAGTGACAGAGAATTAAAAAGGATTTATCCGATTATTGATAAAATCGAGGCATGTGAGCCGGAGATACAGAAATTAACAGATACAGAGCTTAAAGCTAAAACACCTGAATTTAAAGAACGTCTTGCCAATGGTGAGACTTTGGATGATATTTTACCTGAAGCTTTTGCTGTTGTTCGTGAGGCTTCAAAAAGAGTATTGGGTATGAGACACTTCAGAGTTCAGCTCATAGGCGGTCTTGTATTGCATCAGGGAAGAATTTCAGAAATGAAAACAGGTGAAGGTAAGACCCTTGTTGCAACATTGCCTGTATATCTTAATGCCCTATCAGGAAAAGGAGTTCATGTAGTAACCGTAAATGATTACCTTGCAAGACGTGACAGCGAGTGGATGGGAAAAATATATAACTTCCTGGGATTGACTGTAGGTCTTATAGTACATGACATGGAAAATGAGGATAGGCGTGCAGCATATAACTGTGATATAACTTACTGTACAAATAACGAGCTGGGTTTTGATTATCTGAGAGATAACATGGTTATATACAAGGAAGACAGAGTTCAGAGAGACTTGAATTATGCCATAGTGGATGAGGTTGACTCCATCCTCATAGATGAAGCCAGAACACCTCTTATTATTTCAGGTATGGGTGATAAGTCCACCGACTTGTACAAAAGGGCAAATTCCTTTGCCTCAAAATTAAGAGCAAAAGTAATTACTCAAATGGATGACAAGGTTGATGCCGATGAAGTCTTTGACGAAGATTACATTGTTGATGAAAAGGCACATACAACGGTAATTACGGCAAATGGTATCAAAAAGGCGGAGCAGTATTTTGGAATAGAGAACCTGTCCGACCCTGAAAATATGACAATTTCACACCATGTTAATCAGGCATTGAAAGCACATGGTCTTATGAAAAGAGACAAGGACTATGTTGTTAATGACGGAGAGGTCATTATTGTTGATGAATTTACAGGTAGACTTATGTACGGAAGACGTTACAGCGACGGTCTCCATCAGGCAATAGAAGCAAAAGAAGGCGTAAAGGTAGAAAGAGAAAGTAAAACACTTGCAACCATCACATTCCAGAACTACTTCAGAATGTACAGCAAGCTGGCAGGTATGACAGGTACTGCTCAGACAGAAGAAGATGAATTTAACACAATATATAAACTGGATGTAATCATAATTCCGACAAACAGGGAAATGGCAAGAAAAGATCATCCAGATGTTGTTTATAAAAATGAAATCGGTAAATTTAACGCAGTTATAGAAGATGTAGTACAGTGCCATGAACAAGGTCAGCCGGTGCTGATAGGTACAATTTCAATTGAAAAATCCGAATTCCTAAGTACTATGCTTAAAAGAAAGGGTATTCCCCATCAGGTATTGAATGCAAAATACCATGACAAGGAAGCAGAGATTATTGCTCAGGCCGGAAAGCTGGGAGCAGTAACCATTGCAACTAACATGGCAGGTAGAGGTACCGATATAGTTCTTGGCGGTAATGCCGAGTATATGGCAAAACAGGAAATGCGTAAGTTGGGTTATGACGAGGAACTTATAAATGCGTCAACCAGCTATAACGAAACAACTGATGAGCTTATAATTGAGGCAAGAGAGCAGTTCAGAAAACTAAATGATAAATTTAAGGCTGTTATAAATAAAGAGAGAGAAAAGGTTGTTGAAGCAGGCGGATTGCACATTATAGGTACTGAGAGACATGAATCCAGACGTATAGACAATCAGTTGAGAGGACGTGCAGGTCGTCAGGGAGATGCCGGTTCATCAAGATTTTACATTTCACTGGAAGACGATTTAATGAGACTTTTCGGCTCAGAAAGATTAACCAATATAGTTAATGCACTTGGTCTTGAAGATGATCAGCCTATAGAGCATAGAATGTTGTCAAATGCAATTGAAAATGCCCAAAAGAAGGTTGAAGGAAGAAACTTTGATGTACGTAAGAGAGTTCTGCAATATGATGATGTAATGAACAAGCAGAGGGAAATCATATACGCTCAGAGAAAAACAGTTTTAGATGGTGACAACCTGAAAGATTACTTTATAAAAATGTTTGAAAGCGTTATAGACGGTGTTATAGCAAACTACTGTACAGAAAGTGAATATTCCGACACATGGGATTGGCCAAGTATAATAGCTTATCTTGAGAGTGTATTTATTCCACAGGGTGCTTTTGTTCTGACTGATGAAGAAAAGGCTTCCATGGATAAGATAGACCTTAAAGAAAAACTAATGGAAATTGTTAATAAGATATATGAATTCAAGGAGATAGAAAACACTCCTGAATTAATGAGAGAGCTAGAAAGAGTAGTACTTCTCAGAGTTGTTGATGAAAAGTGGATGGATCACATTGATGCAATGGATCAATTGAGATCAGGAATAGGTTTGAGAGCATACGGACAGAGAGATCCTGTTGTTGAATATAAGTTTGAAGGATTCCAGATGTTTGAAGAAATGATTAAGAGTATTCAGGAGGATTCTATCAGACTTCTGGTTAGAGCAAGGATCGACAGAGAACACGCTCCTCAACGTGAAAAGGTTGCAGAACCTGTTGCAGCAAGTCATGGGGACGAACCGAAGAAACCTGTTGTAAACAAGGCGAAGGTTGGTAGAAATGATATGTGCCCATGTGGAAGTGGAAAGAAGTATAAATTCTGCTGCGGTCAAGGTGAATAA
- a CDS encoding folylpolyglutamate synthase/dihydrofolate synthase family protein, producing MNYEAALEYLHGTLKFGSIFGLDRITKLLELMGNPHKKLKFIHIAGTNGKGSTTAFIGNILVESGYRTGMFTSPYIQRFTERIKVDNTEISNNELAELVLQIKRKIEEMVSSGFEHPTEFEIITAAAMEYFYIKNCDFVVLEVGLGGIVDSTNVIDLPEVSVITTISMDHTDRLGDTLGEIASHKAGIIKHNGTVVLYPQEQEAEEVIKRVAKEKNAKIHKVDFSSILEKSFGLEGLMFDYKDYENIKIGLLGDHQMRNAAVAIDTCELLCNKGFAITHRNILDGLEKTIWPGRLEIINENPLVMIDGAHNLEGGQALNSAMDKYFLQKKKIFIVGFLRDKDFKGIMDMLSTKADTIITVTPNNERAVPSAELAEILKVYSRRIINGMSIDNGLQIAVGLADKESVICAFGSLYMIGEIRGHYK from the coding sequence ATGAATTATGAAGCTGCATTGGAATATTTACATGGTACCCTGAAGTTTGGCAGTATATTCGGGCTTGACAGAATTACCAAACTTTTGGAATTAATGGGTAATCCCCATAAAAAACTAAAGTTCATCCATATTGCCGGAACAAATGGCAAGGGTTCTACTACAGCATTTATCGGCAACATTCTGGTTGAATCGGGATACAGGACAGGAATGTTCACATCTCCGTATATTCAAAGATTTACCGAAAGAATTAAAGTTGATAACACTGAGATATCAAATAATGAACTGGCTGAACTGGTTTTACAAATAAAGAGAAAAATAGAAGAAATGGTAAGCAGTGGATTTGAACATCCTACAGAATTTGAAATTATTACTGCTGCTGCTATGGAATATTTCTACATAAAAAACTGTGATTTTGTAGTATTAGAAGTAGGCCTTGGGGGTATTGTAGATTCCACTAATGTAATAGATTTGCCGGAAGTATCGGTTATTACCACAATCAGTATGGATCATACGGATAGATTGGGAGATACCCTCGGGGAGATTGCATCCCATAAGGCGGGTATAATAAAACACAATGGAACGGTTGTACTTTATCCTCAGGAGCAAGAAGCTGAAGAAGTGATAAAAAGGGTTGCTAAAGAGAAAAACGCAAAAATACATAAAGTAGATTTTTCATCAATATTGGAAAAATCTTTCGGTTTAGAAGGGCTGATGTTTGATTATAAAGACTATGAAAACATAAAAATCGGTTTATTGGGCGATCACCAAATGAGAAATGCCGCAGTTGCAATTGATACCTGTGAACTTTTGTGTAATAAAGGATTTGCTATTACACATAGGAATATATTAGATGGGCTGGAAAAGACTATATGGCCCGGTAGGTTGGAAATTATTAACGAAAACCCTTTAGTTATGATAGACGGCGCACATAACCTGGAGGGTGGTCAGGCTCTGAATTCCGCAATGGACAAGTATTTTCTGCAAAAGAAAAAGATTTTTATAGTAGGATTTTTACGTGATAAGGATTTTAAAGGAATAATGGATATGTTGAGCACTAAAGCAGATACTATTATTACCGTCACTCCCAATAATGAGAGAGCTGTTCCATCCGCCGAACTGGCCGAAATTTTAAAGGTATACTCTCGTCGCATAATAAATGGAATGAGTATCGATAATGGATTACAGATTGCAGTTGGCCTTGCGGATAAAGAAAGCGTTATCTGCGCTTTTGGTTCACTTTATATGATTGGAGAAATAAGAGGACATTATAAATAG